The following coding sequences lie in one Rutidosis leptorrhynchoides isolate AG116_Rl617_1_P2 chromosome 4, CSIRO_AGI_Rlap_v1, whole genome shotgun sequence genomic window:
- the LOC139844968 gene encoding B3 domain-containing protein At3g19184-like, translating into MVVSKKSYEDLRKQRLEENKKRMEQLNIPHLTQALKTAHSPMKRTKPRVIGTEIVVVRRSSRVASLPAPVYKEHGLNTFERLELPSGRKYRYVRKELGNRVYASDEAREYAINKAEELESKLKSGDMSFFKPMFHTHVTGAFLNLPDHFCRKCLPENDVTITLIDEDGEKFPTRYIARIEGLGAGWRGFSVSHKLIDGDALVFHLIKRAVFKVYIIRNKDYYDDGVLNDARDA; encoded by the exons atggTGGTATCAAAGAAAAGCTATGAGGATCTACGTAAACAAAGGTTGGAAGAAAACAAAAAGAGGATGGAACAACTTAACATCCCTCACCTCACTCAAGCTCTCAAAACCGCTCACTCTCCG ATGAAACGAACAAAACCTCGTGTCATCGGGACAGAAATTGTGGTGGTTAGGAGGTCCAGTCGTGTTGCAAGTTTGCCTGCCCCTGTTTATAAGGAACAC GGGCTTAACACTTTTGAGAGACTTGAGTTACCAAG TGGAAGAAAGTATAGGTATGTAAGAAAGGAGTTGGGAAACCGAGTTTACGCATCTGATGAAGCTAGAGAATACGCTATAAACAAAGCCGAAGAACTTGAATCTAAACTTAAAAGTGGTGATATGTCATTCTTTAAACCCATGTTTCATACACACGTGACTGGTGCATTTCTG AATCTACCAGATCATTTCTGCAGAAAATGCCTACCGGAGAATGATGTAACCATCACTTTAATTGATGAAGACGGTGAAAAGTTTCCGACACGTTATATTGCTCGTATTGAAGGGCTTGGTGCTGGATGGAGGGGGTTTTCCGTTAGTCATAAATTAATAGATGGAGATGCACTCGTCTTTCATTTAATCAAACGCGCTGTCTTTAAG GTATATATTATAAGGAACAAAGATTATTATGATGATGGTGTTTTGAATGATGCCCGCGACGCGTGA